A single window of Fervidobacterium sp. DNA harbors:
- a CDS encoding cation diffusion facilitator family transporter, whose amino-acid sequence MESSAERELKIVSTIAVVTNLILAVIKVSIGLIFKSMAVLADGIDTSTDILTSSTMLVSTVISRRPADKEHPYGHQKAENIGAKVISFVIFYAGLTLLIESAKRLITGEHEILSGVLPLLAAVISVIGKTFLFAIEYSAGKKNKSYAMIAEAKNMRNDIMMSGLVFLGVFLNKIGLSWMDPLVGLIMSGIIIKVAWEVFEENAHELMDGLKEEEMWIYEKIFNACKVCGASNPHKVRVRKIGGKFDIDMDVEVDEHMSVREAHDITKCIKEKLCDTKNIYDVVIHVEPEDNDEKEPYGLSENKDSNNSDSK is encoded by the coding sequence ATGGAAAGCTCGGCAGAAAGGGAACTAAAAATAGTTTCAACTATTGCCGTTGTCACTAATCTTATACTTGCAGTGATAAAGGTAAGCATAGGATTAATATTTAAAAGTATGGCAGTTCTTGCTGATGGTATTGATACTTCAACGGATATACTTACATCTTCGACAATGCTTGTATCGACTGTAATATCGCGTAGACCAGCCGATAAGGAACATCCGTATGGACACCAGAAAGCCGAAAACATAGGAGCAAAGGTCATATCTTTTGTCATATTTTATGCAGGTCTTACACTTTTAATTGAGAGCGCAAAAAGATTGATAACAGGTGAACACGAAATACTTTCAGGTGTGCTTCCGCTTTTAGCAGCGGTCATATCCGTAATTGGAAAGACTTTCCTGTTTGCAATAGAATATTCAGCTGGTAAGAAAAACAAAAGCTATGCTATGATTGCAGAAGCAAAGAATATGCGGAACGATATTATGATGTCTGGATTGGTGTTTCTCGGTGTATTTTTAAACAAAATTGGTTTATCTTGGATGGATCCGCTTGTTGGTTTGATCATGTCTGGTATAATAATAAAAGTAGCATGGGAAGTTTTCGAAGAGAATGCTCACGAATTGATGGATGGACTGAAGGAAGAGGAAATGTGGATATATGAAAAGATCTTCAATGCTTGTAAAGTATGTGGTGCATCAAATCCACACAAGGTAAGAGTTAGAAAAATAGGTGGAAAATTTGATATCGATATGGATGTTGAAGTTGATGAGCATATGAGTGTTAGGGAAGCTCATGATATAACAAAGTGTATAAAAGAAAAACTTTGTGATACTAAAAATATTTACGATGTCGTTATTCATGTTGAACCGGAGGATAACGATGAAAAAGAACCGTACGGCCTTTCTGAAAATAAAGATTCTAATAATAGTGATTCTAAGTAA
- the rplT gene encoding 50S ribosomal protein L20, whose protein sequence is MRVKNALNSKKKKKKFLKFVKGFRGALSRRYTLAKQSYYRALKFAFDGRKNKKGNFRKLWITRINIAARNEGLKYNELIHGLKLANVAINRKMLAELAVNDPESFKEYVNIAKVALGK, encoded by the coding sequence ATGCGCGTCAAAAATGCTTTAAATTCGAAAAAGAAGAAAAAGAAATTTCTTAAATTTGTGAAAGGATTCAGAGGTGCTTTAAGTAGAAGATATACACTAGCTAAGCAGTCGTATTACAGGGCTTTAAAATTCGCATTTGATGGAAGGAAAAATAAAAAAGGTAATTTCAGAAAATTGTGGATAACAAGAATAAACATCGCAGCGAGAAATGAAGGGCTGAAATACAATGAACTTATTCACGGATTGAAGCTTGCAAATGTTGCAATTAATAGAAAGATGCTTGCAGAACTTGCCGTGAATGATCCAGAAAGTTTCAAAGAGTATGTGAATATAGCAAAGGTGGCGCTTGGAAAGTAA
- the rpmI gene encoding 50S ribosomal protein L35, whose translation MAKRKMKTSKTAAKRFRVTKNGKIMRRHANAWHKTGKKRRSTLRALRLEDVVSKSDEARILRLLGRK comes from the coding sequence ATGGCTAAGAGGAAAATGAAGACAAGCAAAACAGCCGCAAAGCGCTTCAGGGTTACAAAGAATGGAAAAATCATGAGAAGACATGCAAATGCATGGCATAAAACAGGTAAGAAAAGAAGATCAACGTTGAGAGCTCTAAGACTTGAAGATGTTGTTTCAAAATCTGACGAAGCAAGGATTCTCAGGTTACTTGGTAGAAAATAA
- the infC gene encoding translation initiation factor IF-3 encodes MKTIKNEKEKIIKNEEIPFSEVRVVDEEGKAIGIMSKSAAIDFARSKGLDLILVAPNAQPPVARVLDYGKYKYELSKKEQKAKKNQKIIEVKEMKFRPVINEHDYQTKLKHIKRFLNDGNKVKVTVMFRGRELAFVEKGKEILDRIAKDISDIGNVEKEAKMEGRDMWMVLKPKNL; translated from the coding sequence GTGAAAACTATTAAAAACGAGAAAGAGAAAATTATAAAAAACGAAGAAATTCCATTCAGTGAGGTTCGAGTAGTTGACGAAGAAGGCAAAGCTATTGGAATCATGTCAAAGTCTGCTGCCATTGATTTTGCAAGGTCAAAAGGTTTGGACTTGATATTGGTAGCCCCAAATGCTCAACCACCAGTTGCCCGTGTACTGGATTATGGAAAATACAAGTACGAATTGTCAAAGAAGGAACAGAAAGCAAAGAAAAATCAAAAGATTATTGAAGTTAAGGAAATGAAGTTCAGACCAGTTATAAATGAACATGATTATCAAACGAAACTAAAACATATAAAGAGATTCTTGAACGATGGAAACAAAGTTAAAGTTACTGTAATGTTCAGGGGAAGAGAATTGGCTTTCGTTGAAAAGGGTAAGGAAATATTAGACAGGATCGCTAAGGATATTTCTGATATTGGGAATGTAGAAAAGGAAGCTAAAATGGAAGGTCGAGACATGTGGATGGTTTTGAAACCAAAGAATTTATAG
- a CDS encoding HD domain-containing protein: MIDVLLKTILFVPRFGIHSFQVGFLASQIANSLGLDALEAFYCGVLHDIGVLTPHKGIILDDIDNQFLIHQDIPTHESPTKDHTLISAFEISKISVLTEKFKNISSSTLLHHSMPHYLNDTILDNVYANILSISEEISKYVLVNDEELSYDDIMIPLSTISNRYFDFIYEAAKKVLKKEYVRWMLYDIKAGYNREKLILEYSFDINPTFEQIVEIGAVLSYIIDSKSQFTREHSWRVAKVSSAIAKEIMLKDEEFFIAGLFHDIGKITTPVQVLEKKGKLTPQEMEIMRKHVYYSYVILDNHKDEPWFLPAVRHQERIDGSGYPWKLKGDQMTFKDKILQVADYFVAVLEPRPYRGPNTPEKAFEEVARAVENGTLDKGPANILKELVYGGYNFDKIDFMSSIQEDISNFEKSLAEG, encoded by the coding sequence ATGATAGACGTATTGTTAAAAACTATTCTCTTCGTACCACGGTTTGGTATACATTCTTTTCAAGTAGGTTTTTTAGCATCGCAGATAGCAAATTCCTTAGGTTTGGATGCTTTGGAAGCCTTTTATTGTGGCGTGCTTCACGATATAGGTGTTTTAACCCCTCACAAAGGTATAATATTGGACGATATCGACAATCAATTTTTAATTCATCAGGATATTCCTACCCACGAATCACCTACTAAAGATCACACTCTTATATCGGCGTTTGAGATTTCTAAAATCTCTGTTTTGACAGAGAAGTTCAAAAACATTTCGTCATCTACTCTTCTTCATCATTCGATGCCTCACTATCTGAACGATACCATTTTAGATAACGTTTATGCAAACATACTATCGATAAGCGAAGAAATCTCCAAGTACGTCCTTGTAAACGATGAAGAACTTAGTTATGATGATATAATGATACCACTTTCTACCATCAGTAACAGATATTTCGACTTCATCTACGAAGCTGCAAAAAAAGTGTTAAAAAAAGAATACGTAAGGTGGATGCTATACGATATAAAAGCCGGTTACAACAGAGAAAAGTTAATTTTGGAATACAGTTTTGATATAAATCCAACCTTTGAACAGATTGTAGAGATAGGTGCCGTTTTATCTTACATAATAGATTCAAAAAGTCAGTTCACAAGAGAACATTCCTGGAGGGTTGCAAAGGTATCTTCAGCAATAGCAAAAGAGATAATGTTAAAGGATGAAGAATTTTTTATCGCTGGTTTGTTCCACGATATAGGTAAGATTACAACACCTGTACAAGTTTTAGAAAAAAAGGGAAAACTAACACCGCAAGAAATGGAGATTATGAGGAAGCATGTGTATTATAGCTACGTTATTTTAGATAATCATAAAGATGAACCTTGGTTTTTGCCTGCCGTGAGACATCAGGAAAGAATTGACGGAAGCGGTTATCCATGGAAATTGAAGGGTGATCAAATGACATTCAAAGATAAAATTCTTCAAGTAGCAGACTACTTTGTAGCAGTTCTTGAACCAAGGCCTTATAGGGGGCCTAATACTCCTGAAAAAGCTTTTGAGGAAGTTGCTCGTGCTGTTGAAAATGGAACTCTTGACAAGGGACCAGCAAACATCCTCAAAGAACTTGTGTATGGTGGTTATAATTTTGATAAGATTGACTTTATGTCATCTATTCAGGAAGATATATCCAATTTTGAAAAAAGTTTAGCGGAGGGATAG
- a CDS encoding CoA-binding protein, whose translation MVIDKIKKIALIGATKNKEKFGNIILKDLVKKGYIVFPVNPNYEEIEGIKTYRSVQELPKDVELLVFVVPPQIGLEEMKKAYKFGFRKFWFQPGAESDDIITYSKTLKDAEFSFSKCIMVETK comes from the coding sequence ATGGTTATTGATAAAATTAAAAAAATAGCCTTGATCGGCGCAACAAAAAACAAAGAAAAGTTTGGTAACATAATTTTGAAAGATCTGGTGAAGAAAGGTTACATCGTATTCCCCGTTAATCCAAATTACGAGGAAATCGAAGGAATAAAAACGTACAGGAGCGTACAAGAATTACCAAAAGATGTCGAACTTTTAGTCTTCGTTGTTCCACCACAAATCGGACTTGAAGAAATGAAGAAAGCCTACAAATTTGGTTTTAGAAAATTTTGGTTCCAACCAGGTGCTGAATCGGATGACATAATAACTTACTCTAAAACCCTTAAGGACGCGGAATTTTCTTTTTCAAAATGTATAATGGTAGAAACAAAATAA
- a CDS encoding CBS domain-containing protein — protein MTEILEKVQKVFANIKVAEFMTKDVVYVKPDRTVAQVKEILRLKRISGVPVLDEDGKVVGIISIEDIIKCLENGTLNEKVSEHMTKNVVCLNSDATLQDVIKQFERYKYGRFPVIDSEQKLVGIVTKNDILAAVATRLGLLYLHDERRKEVLDSDILNRSLITGEEINKKGADFYFKIDYFDVNLAGVGAAQLKKFLLSKGVKDNVVRRVAVAAYEAETNVVIHSGSEGELYCFIADDRIIIRVEDTGKGIENIELAMKEGYSTAPDYVRELGFGAGMGLPNMRRFSDKMVVLSEKGKGVVVEMVFYLN, from the coding sequence GTGACAGAAATTCTTGAAAAAGTGCAAAAAGTATTTGCGAATATAAAAGTTGCGGAATTTATGACAAAGGATGTTGTATATGTAAAACCAGACAGAACAGTGGCTCAAGTGAAAGAGATATTAAGGCTTAAAAGAATCTCAGGTGTGCCGGTGCTAGATGAAGATGGTAAAGTTGTGGGAATTATAAGCATTGAAGATATAATCAAATGTCTTGAAAATGGCACACTAAACGAAAAAGTTTCGGAACACATGACCAAAAATGTTGTTTGTTTAAACAGTGATGCGACTCTTCAGGATGTGATAAAACAATTTGAGAGGTATAAATATGGAAGATTTCCCGTTATCGATAGCGAACAAAAACTTGTTGGCATAGTTACAAAAAACGACATCTTAGCTGCTGTAGCAACACGTCTTGGTTTGTTGTACCTTCACGATGAAAGGCGGAAAGAAGTGCTTGATTCCGATATACTGAACAGATCTCTAATCACAGGAGAAGAAATAAATAAGAAGGGAGCCGATTTTTATTTCAAGATAGATTATTTTGATGTCAATCTTGCTGGAGTTGGTGCAGCTCAACTGAAAAAATTTTTGCTCAGCAAAGGAGTCAAAGACAATGTTGTTAGAAGAGTGGCAGTAGCGGCTTATGAGGCAGAAACCAATGTGGTAATTCACAGTGGTAGTGAGGGTGAACTTTATTGTTTCATAGCAGATGATAGAATAATCATCAGAGTGGAAGATACAGGAAAAGGGATAGAGAACATCGAGCTTGCAATGAAAGAAGGATACTCAACAGCACCAGATTATGTGCGCGAACTAGGATTTGGTGCCGGTATGGGCTTACCAAACATGCGGCGCTTTTCAGATAAGATGGTTGTACTTTCCGAAAAGGGAAAAGGCGTTGTTGTTGAAATGGTTTTCTACTTAAACTAA